The Montipora capricornis isolate CH-2021 chromosome 1, ASM3666992v2, whole genome shotgun sequence genome contains a region encoding:
- the LOC138055518 gene encoding uncharacterized protein: protein MEFSDLLVILGKYQNVFNFCVSQKILASCQQCSQCGSKMELTETTRVKDGYMWRCTNKRCRTWLSIRSGSFFEGSNITLSSWLHLMLLWAMEISGSKIARLTSLSKPTVVRALGELRTICSNKVLNAGIKLGGLGKTVEIDESKFGAQRKYKKERVLEGPWVFGVVERGSQKVLLFRISDQTRETLVHRLITTHIQPGTVIYLDQFTPYIPLDQLGYIHVSVNHSKNFVDPDSGAHTNTIEGVWALVL from the coding sequence ATGGAGTTCAGTGATCTTTTAGTTATACTGGGAAAATATCAGAATGTTTTTAATTTCTGCGTGAGTCAAAAGATTTTAGCGAGCTGTCAGCAGTGTTCCCAATGTGGTTCTAAGATGGAACTTACAGAGACAACACGGGTAAAAGACGGATACATGTGGCGCTGTACGAATAAGCGATGTCGAACGTGGCTTTCAATAAGGTCGGGATCCTTCTTCGAGGGATCTAATATCACATTAAGTTCCTGGCTGCATCTGATGTTGCTCTGGGCTATGGAGATTTCGGGAAGCAAAATTGCGCGACTTACGAGCCTTTCAAAGCCTACTGTGGTCCGTGCGCTGGGTGAGCTAAGAACAATCTGTTCCAACAAAGTCCTGAATGCCGGAATTAAGCTTGGGGGCTTAGGGAAGACCGTGGAAATAGACGAGTCGAAGTTTGGTGCCCAGAGAAAGTATAAGAAAGAGAGAGTTTTGGAAGGTCCGTGGGTATTTGGCGTAGTGGAGCGAGGATCGCAGAAGGTGCTGCTTTTCCGCATTTCCGACCAAACTAGAGAGACCCTTGTTCATCGTCTCATCACTACACATATCCAACCTGGAACTGTCATCTATTTAGATCAATTCACTCCATACATACCACTCGACCAGCTAGGATATATCCATGTATCAGTAAATCATTCCAAGAACTTTGTTGACCCCGACAGTGGTGCACACACCAATACCATTGAAGGCGTGTGGGCTTTggtcctttag